One genomic segment of Primulina tabacum isolate GXHZ01 chromosome 9, ASM2559414v2, whole genome shotgun sequence includes these proteins:
- the LOC142504634 gene encoding kinesin-like protein KIN-13A, producing MRHVGGQLQPSGAAAATAQYENTGPSMSGGDAGDAAVMARWLQSAGLQHLASPVASNAVDHRVLPNLLMQGYGPQSTEEKQRLFKLMRNLNFNGESVSDPHVPSTHSSGAFALSDGYYSPEFRGDFGAGLLDLHSMDDTELLSDHVISEPFELSPFMPTVTTTLETDYDEIVSRQQRVQTDVEAVAESLTNDKENNSRENNVAKIKVVVRKRPLNKKEIGRKEDDVVTVSDDVYLIVHEPKLKVDLTAYVEKHEFCFDAVLDEHVTNDEVYRKTVEPIIPTIFQRTKATCFAYGQTGSGKTYTMQPLPLRAAEDLVRYLHQPVYRNQRFKLWLSYFEIYGGKLFDLLSDRKKLCMREDGRQQVCIVGLQEFEVLDVQIVKEYIEKGNAARSTGSTGANEESSRSHAILQLAVKKHNDVKESKRNIDGNDARNVKVVGKISFIDLAGSERGADTTDNDRQTRIEGAEINKSLLALKECIRALDNDQIHIPFRGSKLTEVLRDSFVGNSRTVMISCISPNAGSCEHTLNTLRYADRVKSLSKSGNPRKDQTSSLPLPPSVKESSSAPTLSLSVETEDVYEQRQESGAVGTRGRVLEKESLPYNFSADDEKIPSIFSSKFTLNGHGESADTAGGSKTERPDVKYTFKGSTSQKAHSVFYSQNAGDIEDKVQKASPPQQKPCGQTKESDNADMPTRSYKQWQNINSSNVTSTIAKQSEYEPPSHESINETLEEEEALISAHRKEIEDTMEIVREEMKLLAEVDQPGSHIDNYVTRLNFVLSRKAASLVSLQARLARFQHRLKEQEVLSRKRVLR from the exons ATGCGCCACGTCGGTGGCCAGTTGCAGCCGAGCGGTGCGGCGGCGGCCACTGCCCAGTATGAAAATACAGGACCTAGTATGTCCGGTGGAGATGCGGGCGACGCCGCTGTAATGGCGCGATGGCTCCAGTCCGCCGGATTGCAGCATCTGGCCTCCCCAGTTGCATCCAACGCGGTTGATCATCGCGTGCTGCCGAACCTTCTAATGCAG GGTTATGGACCACAGTCCACGGAAGAGAAGCAGAGACTCTTCAAACTAATGAGGAATCTCAATTTTAATGGTGAATCTGTTTCTGATCCTCATGTTCCGAGTACCCATAGTTCAGGTGCATTTGCTTTGTCAGACGGATATTATTCCCCTGAGTTTAGGGGGGATTTCGGAGCTGGGCTTTTGGATCTACATTCTATGGATGATACAGAGCTATTATCTGAT CATGTTATCTCGGAGCCATTCGAACTATCACCTTTCATGCCTACTGTTACTACAACTCTTGAAACTGACTATGACGAAATAGTCAGCAGACAACAGAGAGTGCAGACAGATGTAGAAGCTGTTGCAGAATCATTGACAAATGATAAGGAGAACAATTCAAGGGAAAACAATGTGGCCAAGATTAAAGTTGTG GTGCGTAAGAGGCCTTTAAACAAGAAGGAGATTGGCCGGAAAGAGGATGATGTTGTCACTGTATCtgatgatgtttatttaatagTTCACGAACCAAAATTAAAG GTGGACCTGACAGCTTATGTGGAGAAACATGAATTCTGTTTTGACGCGGTTCTGGATGAGCATGTAACGAATGATGAG GTATACCGTAAAACTGTGGAGCCAATCATACCTACCATTTTTCAACGTACAAAAGCAACATGCTTTGCATATGGTCAGACCG GAAGTGGTAAGACATACACCATGCAGCCGCTACCTCTTAGAGCTGCAGAAGACCTTGTTAGATACTTGCATCAGCCAGTTTATCGTAATCAAAGATTCAAGCTGTGGCTTAgctattttgagatatatggtGGAAAACTTTTTGATCTTCTTAGTGATAGGAA GAAACTCTGTATGAGAGAGGATGGAAGACAACAAGTTTGCATTGTTGGACTGCAGGAGTTTGAAGTCCTGGATGTACAGATTGTGAAAGAATACATTGAGAAGGGAAATGCAGCGAGAAGCACAGGTTCTACTGGTGCTAATGAAGAGTCTTCCAGATCTCATGCAATATTGCAACTGGCTGTGAAGAAGCACAATGATGTGAAGGAATCTAAGCGAAATATTGACGGAAATGATGCCAGGAATGTGAAGGTTGTTGGCAAAATTTCTTTCATTGATCTGGCTGGTAGTGAGAGAGGGGCCGACACTACAGATAATGACCGGCAAACTCG GATTGAAGGAGCCGAAATTAACAAGAGTCTTCTGGCCCTTAAGGAGTGTATTCGTGCTCTTGATAATGACCAGATTCACATACCATTCCGTGGAAGCAAACTAACCGAGGTCCTTCGTGACTCCTTCGTCGGAAATTCAAGGACTGTTATGATCTCGTGCATTTCTCCAAATGCTGGTTCATGCGAGCATACTCTCAATACTTTGAGATATGCTGATAG GGTCAAAAGTCTATCCAAAAGTGGGAATCCCAGGAAGGATCAGACTAGTTCATTGCCACTGCCACCTAGTGTCAAGGAATCTTCATCAGCACCAACTTTGTCACTTTCTGTTGAGACGGAGGATGTTTATGAGCAACGTCAAGAATCGGGGGCAGTGGGTACGAGGGGACGGGTTTTAGAGAAAGAAAGTTTACCTTACAATTTTTCTGCTGATGATGAGAAAATACCctcaattttttcttccaaatttaCCTTAAATGGCCATGGGGAAAGTGCAGACACTGCTGGTGGTTCGAAAACTGAACGGCCTGATGTTAAATATACTTTTAAGGGTTCTACGAGTCAAAAAGCCCACTCAGTTTTCTACTCACAGAATGCTGGTGATATAGAAGATAAGGTACAGAAAGCGTCTCCGCCACAGCAAAAACCTTGTGGACAAACAAAAGAGAGCGACAATGCTGATATGCCAACTAGAAGCTATAAGCAGTGGCAGAATATAAACAGTTCTAATGTAACCAGCACCATCGCCAAACAGAGTGAATATGAGCCACCTTCTCACGAGAGTATCAACGAGACACTCGAG GAGGAAGAGGCCCTCATTTCAGCACACAGAAAAGAGATTGAAGATACAATGGAGATTGTTCGTGAA GAAATGAAACTATTGGCTGAAGTAGACCAACCAGGAAGCCATATTGACAATTATGTGACTCGATTGAATTTCGTGCTCTCGCGCAAAGCagctagtcttgtcagccttcaagCTCGCCTTGCAAGGTTCCAGCATCGATTGAAAGAGCAGGAAGTACTAAGTAGAAAGAGAGTGTTGCGGTAA